One region of Primulina tabacum isolate GXHZ01 chromosome 17, ASM2559414v2, whole genome shotgun sequence genomic DNA includes:
- the LOC142531442 gene encoding uncharacterized protein LOC142531442 — MYQTLCHIFPQGSSSKKPCELFSPEIFSNPSFFFCFWRSILLNLSQFKPHIRRNMADQLKQKIKNKISNSRKSKSNNNFTRKCASLVREQRARIYILRRCATMLLCWYIQGDE; from the coding sequence ATGTATCAAACCCTCTGTCACATCTTTCCTCAAGGGTCCAGCTCCAAAAAACCCTGTGAGCTTTTTTCCCCAGAAATCTTTTCCAAtccgtctttttttttttgcttttggcGAAGTATTCTTCTGAATTTATCCCAATTCAAACCTCACATTAGAAGAAACATGGCAGATCAGTTGAAGCAAAAGATCAAGAATAAGATCTCCAATTCAAGAAAATCAAAGAGCAATAATAACTTCACAAGAAAATGCGCTTCTTTGGTTCGAGAGCAAAGAGCTCGCATCTACATTCTGCGACGTTGCGCCACCATGTTGCTATGCTGGTACATTCAAGGAGATGAATAA